The following are encoded in a window of Arvicanthis niloticus isolate mArvNil1 chromosome 1, mArvNil1.pat.X, whole genome shotgun sequence genomic DNA:
- the Lypd3 gene encoding ly6/PLAUR domain-containing protein 3, producing the protein MDAAGRGGAQPGMWTTRWLLLLPLLLCEGAQALECYSCVQKADDGCSPHKMKTVKCGPGVDVCTEAVGAVETIHGQFSVAVRGCGSGISGKNDRGLDLHGLLAFFQLQQCTEDRCNAKLNLTLRGLNPAGNESAYEPNGAECYSCVGLSREKCQGTLPPVVNCYNASGRIYKGCFDGNVTLTAANVTVSLPVRGCVEDETCTRDGVTGPGFTLSGSCCQGPRCNSDLRNKTYFSPRIPPLVLLPPPTTPAPPTRAQNSSSTTSTTASTTATSTVKSTTAQASHTSPHEIEHEVIQEEGSRLSGGAVGHQDRSNMGKHPENGEAQIPAKGGSGTLGAWLSAVLLTVVAGAML; encoded by the exons ATGGATGCTGCCGGGAGAGGAGGTGCACAGCCAGGGATGTGGACCACCagatggctgctgctgctgccgctccTGCTGTGTGAAG GAGCACAAGCCCTGGAGTGCTACAGCTGCGTGCAGAAGGCGGACGATGGGTGCTCTCCACACAAGATGAAGACAGTCAAATGTGGTCCCGGAGTGGACGTCTGTACCGAGGCCGTGGGGGCGGTGGAGACCA TCCACGGGCAATTCTCTGTGGCAGTGCGGGGCTGCGGTTCCGGAATCTCCGGCAAGAACGACCGCGGACTGGACCTTCACGGGCTCCTGGCCTTCTTTCAGCTACAGCAGTGCACCGAGGACCGATGCAACGCCAAACTCAACCTCACTTTGCGAGGCCTCAACCCTGCAG GCAATGAGAGTGCATATGAGCCCAACGGCGCAGAGTGTTACAGTTGTGTGGGGCTGAGCCGCGAGAAGTGCCAGGGCACTTTGCCGCCTGTCGTGAACTGCTACAACGCCAGCGGCCGCATCTACAAAGGATGCTTCGATGGTAACGTCACCTTGACGGCAG CCAATGTAACCGTGTCCTTACCTGTCCGAGGCTGCGTCGAGGACGAGACCTGCACCCGGGATGGCGTGACAGGTCCAGGGTTCACACTCAGCGGCTCCTGCTGCCAGGGCCCCCGCTGTAACTCCGACCTTCGCAACAAGACGTATTTCTCCCCTCGAATCCCACCCCTAGTCTTGCTGCCCCCTCCAACCACTCCAGCCCCACCCACTCGGGCCCAGAACTCCTCCAGCACGACCTCTACAACAGCCTCAACCACAGCCACCTCCACCGTCAAGTCCACCACAGCCCAAGCCAGCCACACTTCTCCCCATGAAATAGAACACGAAGTCATACAGGAAGAGGGGTCGCGGTTGAGTGGAGGTGCTGTGGGCCACCAAGACCGCAGCAATATGGGGAAGCATCCGGAAAACGGTGAGGCCCAAATCCCAGCTAAAGGAGGCTCTGGCACTCTGGGGGCCTGGTTGTCAGCAGTTCTGTTGACTGTGGTCGCTGGCGCGATGCTGTGA